One segment of Syngnathus typhle isolate RoL2023-S1 ecotype Sweden linkage group LG9, RoL_Styp_1.0, whole genome shotgun sequence DNA contains the following:
- the nup35 gene encoding nucleoporin NUP35, which produces MELQVGSEPMTLGSPTSPKAAHGAQFLPGFLMGEAPAPASPQPRPFGATASLLESAVLKGGSSPQPVVPTPKDKSGAPPVRSIHDGPVTVATPLRTPHRQSFPSMSSAAARQASTPGTSAAARQASTPGLPTSLCLSPAQVDPFYSQGEALSSEDLLDQTWVTVFGFPPASASYILLQFAQYGNILKHVMASPGNWMHLQYQSRLQARKALSKDGKVFGDAIMVGVKACIDKSVMDSGEAAASPLAASTLPCTPRSAIRPLSATYRNSPSDYQVVTDRHTPRKDDSFVSKAMEYMFGW; this is translated from the exons ATGGAGCTCCAAG TGGGATCGGAGCCCATGACTCTGGGCTCCCCGACGTCCCCCAAGGCCGCCCACGGTGCTCAGTTCCTGCCGGGCTTCCTGATGGGCGAGGCGCCCGCGCCCGCCAGTCCGCAACCCCGCCCCTTCGGCGCGACCGCGTCTCTTCTGGAAAGCGCCGTCCTCAAAG GAGGGTCCAGCCCGCAGCCGGTGGTCCCCACCCCCAAGGACAAGAGCGGCGCCCCGCCTGTGCGCAGCATCCACGATGGGCCGGTTACCGTGGCAACGCCCCTCCGCACGCCTCACAGACAG TCTTTCCCCAGCATGTCGTCGGCGGCGGCGCGCCAGGCGTCCACTCCAGGTACGTCGGCGGCGGCGCGCCAGGCGTCCACTCCAG GGCTGCCGACGTCGCTGTGCCTGTCCCCCGCTCAGGTGGATCCTTTCTACAGTCAGGGAGAAGCGCTGTCCTCTGAGGACCTTCTGGACCAGACCTGGGTCACCGTCTTTGG TTTCCCGCCAGCTTCGGCCTCCTACATCTTGCTGCAGTTTGCTCAGTATGGAAACATCCTCAAGCACGTT atgGCCTCTCCCGGCAACTGGATGCATCTTCAGTACCAGTCGAGACTTCAGGCTCGTAAAGCCTTGTCCAAAGACGGCAAGGTCTTTGGGGACGCCATCATGGTGGGCGTCAAGGCCTGCATCGACAAG AGTGTGATGGACAGCGGCGAGGCAGCCGCCTCCCCTCTGGCCGCCTCCACCCTCCCCTGCACTCCACGCTCGGCCATCAGACCGCTTAGTGCCACCTACAGGAACTCCCCCAGCGATTACCAG gtggtgACCGACAGACACACACCCAGAAAGGACGACAGCTTTGTGTCCAAGGCCATGGAGTATATGTTTGGATGGTGA
- the itga4 gene encoding integrin alpha-4 isoform X3, translated as MIRHAVATGLVLAAALVLVPLPICGYTLDVDQATLFSGAPASMFGYSVLLHRHGKRSWLVAGAPVDNSSSSGSASPGGVYRCLIATDEQKCQPMPADVSHCGKTCRPESDHQWLGVSLSRAGGHVLACAHRWKNVFYSSVDGQNNKLPHGVCYRYDDKLSHAQAIIPCYRDHQRKFGYEYGSCQAGMSNRLFQDLIIMGAPGTSYWTGSVLVYNTSGGGVSVYLDDDDAVGFGSYLGYSVDAGHFLDAVSLEVVGGAPQYNQRGKVFVFSMDGHMLRVLADVSGTELGSYFGASLRAVDLNGDDLSDLLVGAPMATGASREEGRVHVFLNQGQAKLVEAEFQLSGGNAHAARFGEAIADLGDLDDDGYPEVAVGAPQEDDLKGAVYIYNSGNRGISPKPSQRISGAALGRDLRMFGQSLSSGVDVDDNGYQDVAVGAFLSDAAVVLRSRPVLRVTASLVLPENIQQRATAINVTVCFRVTSRRYKGAIDLHYNLTSDLLHLPSFPHRFYFHGNGSSNSTRAHVRVRLGQLSCTDHVAQRRKDTRDIFTPVRFQVSYSLPDGEPPKHAAKGFAALRPVLQKVTGSRNIVGNQTLFARRCFLANCSTDVRLGATLVLPPSGGGGSYFALGAGQSVMLNTSLAVAGDDAFLPRLTLRFHRDLHYVRVVDNEDKTVSCDVTEEANGTQVSCGFSGHILPSGSQVNVSFLLDVDRRAAPGNLLVLANASSQNLESSEYLHDNSVSLLLPLKYGIDVNVHGFVTPTSFVFGDEDAKPVQCYSQTFNYTYKVVNSGPSKAVDTLLEITLPKLLTPYPHRLLQVVDWQSSQGACSLSQATVPVIDDCDVPRASFIKQIIFFFSSTSTRNMFCGRGDPLCEHLLCRLGPVEAGQDATVGLRAQLNPDVLLQAPGRQGVVRLESRALISWPRNDRHTVLEREPAVAQVLLEGHYSQKPSVPIKVLIIVLSLLVGLTILAALIWCLWKAGFFKRRSQKEEELKRDSWDYVPKRSNRESQS; from the exons ATGATAAGGCACGCCGTTGCCACCGGCCTGGTTCTAGCGGCGGCCCTGGTCCTGGTGCCGCTCCCCATCTGCGGCTACACCTTGGATGTGGATCAGGCGACGCTCTTCTCCGGCGCTCCCGCTTCCATGTTCGGCTACTCCGTGCTGCTCCACCGGCACGGCAAGCGCAGCTG GTTGGTGGCGGGAGCTCCGGTGGACAACTCGTCTTCGTCCGGCTCGGCGTCTCCAGGCGGCGTCTATCGTTGCCTCATCGCGACAGATGAGCAAAAGTGCCAGCCCATGCCCGCCG ACGTGTCGCACTGCGGGAAGACGTGCCGGCCCGAGAGCGACCACCAGTGGTTGGGCGTCAGCCTGTCGCGAGCGGGAGGACACGTCCTG GCGTGCGCCCACCGCTGGAAGAACGTCTTCTACTCCAGCGTGGACGGGCAGAACAACAAACTTCCGCACGGGGTTTGCTATCGCTACGATGACAAGCTGTCCCACGCGCAGGCCATCATCCCCTGCTACAGAG ACCACCAGAGGAAGTTTGGTTACGAGTACGGCTCCTGTCAGGCCGGGATGTCTAACCGGCTCTTTCAG gacCTGATCATCATGGGCGCTCCGGGGACGTCGTACTGGACGGGTTCCGTGCTTGTGTACAACACTTCCGGCGGCGGCGTGTCCGTCTACCTGGACGACGACGACGCGGTGGGCTTCGGGAGCTACTTGG GCTACTCAGTGGACGCAGGCCACTTCCTGGATGCTGTGAGCTTGGAGGTGGTGGGAGGTGCCCCACAGTACAACCAGAGGGGAAAG GTGTTTGTCTTCTCAATGGACGGCCACATGCTACGCGTGCTAGCTGACGTGTCAGGAACAGAG CTGGGCTCCTATTTTGGCGCTAGCCTGCGTGCGGTGGACCTGAACGGCGACGACCTATCAGATCTCTTGGTGGGCGCTCCCATGGCAACGGGCGCTAGCAGGGAGGAGGGGCGCGTTCACGTCTTCCTCAACCAGGGCCAG GCCAAGCTAGTGGAGGCGGAGTTTCAGCTGAGCGGGGGCAATGCCCACGCCGCCCGATTCGGCGAGGCCATCGCGGACTTGGGAGACCTGGACGATGACGGTTACCCCG AAGTGGCGGTCGGTGCCCCCCAGGAGGACGACCTCAAAGGGGCCGTGTACATCTACAACAGTGGGAATCGGGGCATCTCGCCAAAACCGTCACAG AGAATCAGCGGGGCGGCGCTGGGTCGTGACCTGCGCATGTTCGGCCAATCGCTGAGCTCCGGCGTGGATGTCGACGACAACGGGTACCAAG ACGTGGCCGTCGGTGCATTCCTCTCGGACGCCGCCGTCGTTCTCAG GTCTCGTCCCGTCCTGCGGGTGACGGCCTCCCTCGTCCTGCCCGAGAACATTCAACAGCGGGCGACCGCCATCAACGTCACCGTCTGCTTCCGAGTCACCTCCAGACGCTACAAAGGAGCCATCG ATCTTCACTACAACCTGACTTCCGACCTCCTCCACCTTCCATCCTTCCCGCACCGTTTCTATTTCCACGGCAACGGCTCGTCCAATAGCACGAGGGCTCACGTGAGGGTGCGCCTCGGCCAGCTGAGCTGCACCGATCACGTTGCGCAGCGGAGG AAGGACACCCGCGACATTTTCACGCCGGTCCGATTCCAAGTTTCCTACAGCCTCCCGGACGGCGAGCCTCCCAAACACGCCGCCAAAGGCTTTGCGGCGCTCAGGCCCGTCCTGCAGAAGGTGACGGGCAGCCGCAATATCGTCGGCAATCAG ACGCTGTTCGCTCGCCGCTGTTTCCTGGCCAACTGCTCCACGGACGTGCGACTGGGCGCCACGCTGGTCCTGCCGCC gagcggcggcggcgggagctACTTTGCGTTGGGCGCCGGGCAAAGCGTGATGCTCAACACCAGCCTGGCGGTGGCCGGAGACGACGCCTTCCTGCCGCGTCTGACGCTGCGTTTCCACCGCGACCTTCACTACGTCAGAGTGGTGGACAAC GAGGACAAGACGGTGAGCTGCGATGTGACGGAAGAAGCCAACGGCACCCAAGTCAGCTGCGGCTTCTCCGGCCACATCTTGCCGTCTGGCTCCCAG GTCAACGTCAGCTTCCTGTTGGACGTggaccgccgcgccgcgcctgGCAACCTGCTCGTCCTGGCCAACGCCAGCAG CCAGAACCTGGAAAGCTCCGAGTATCTCCACGACAACAGCGTCTCCTTGCTACTTCCTCTCAAGTACGGCATCGACGTCAACGTCCACGG TTTTGTGACTCCCACGTCGTTTGTGTTTGGCGACGAAGACGCCAAACCTGTCCAATGCTACTCGCAGACCTTCAACTACACTTACAAG gtGGTGAATTCAGGTCCCAGCAAGGCAGTGGACACTTTGCTGGAGATTACGCTGCCAAAGCTGTTGACGCCGTACCCGCACCGCTTGCTGCAGGTGGTGGACTGGCAG TCATCGCAAGGCGCCTGCTCGCTCAGCCAAGCCACCGTGCCCGTCATTGACGACTGCGACGTCCCACGGGCCTCCTTTATCAAACaaatcatcttcttcttctcgtCCACCTCCACGCGCAACATG TTCTGCGGGCGCGGCGACCCACTGTGCGAGCATCTGCTGTGTCGCCTGGGCCCCGTGGAGGCCGGTCAAGATGCCACCGTTGGGCTGCGAGCGCAACTCAACCCCGACGTCTTGCTGCAAGCGCCC GGTCGGCAGGGCGTGGTCAGGCTGGAGAGCAGGGCGCTGATATCATGGCCTAGGAATGACCGACACACCGTGCTAGAGCGGGAGCCGGCCGTGGCGCAG GTGCTGCTGGAAGGGCACTACAGCCAAAAACCTTCGGTGCCAATCAAGGTGTTGATCATCGTGCTCAGTTTGCTGGTGGGTCTGACGATCCTGGCGGCGCTCATTTGGTGCTTGTGGAAG GCCGGTTTCTTCAAGCGCCGCTCgcagaaggaggaggagttgAAGCGTGACAGCTGGGACTACGTCCCCAAACGCAGCAACCGGGAGAGCCAGTCCTAA
- the itga4 gene encoding integrin alpha-4 isoform X2 — translation MSVVCHVIRLHRHARLRKRKHPRASRLQLGARTRSRRVGSSRASARISLRHTHTHTHTRGVSGSSGPAELFWCPKARGSKGNRLTQMIRHAVATGLVLAAALVLVPLPICGYTLDVDQATLFSGAPASMFGYSVLLHRHGKRSWLVAGAPVDNSSSSGSASPGGVYRCLIATDEQKCQPMPADVSHCGKTCRPESDHQWLGVSLSRAGGHVLACAHRWKNVFYSSVDGQNNKLPHGVCYRYDDKLSHAQAIIPCYRDHQRKFGYEYGSCQAGMSNRLFQDLIIMGAPGTSYWTGSVLVYNTSGGGVSVYLDDDDAVGFGSYLGYSVDAGHFLDAVSLEVVGGAPQYNQRGKVFVFSMDGHMLRVLADVSGTELGSYFGASLRAVDLNGDDLSDLLVGAPMATGASREEGRVHVFLNQGQAKLVEAEFQLSGGNAHAARFGEAIADLGDLDDDGYPEVAVGAPQEDDLKGAVYIYNSGNRGISPKPSQRISGAALGRDLRMFGQSLSSGVDVDDNGYQDVAVGAFLSDAAVVLRSRPVLRVTASLVLPENIQQRATAINVTVCFRVTSRRYKGAIDLHYNLTSDLLHLPSFPHRFYFHGNGSSNSTRAHVRVRLGQLSCTDHVAQRRKDTRDIFTPVRFQVSYSLPDGEPPKHAAKGFAALRPVLQKVTGSRNIVGNQTLFARRCFLANCSTDVRLGATLVLPPSGGGGSYFALGAGQSVMLNTSLAVAGDDAFLPRLTLRFHRDLHYVRVVDNEDKTVSCDVTEEANGTQVSCGFSGHILPSGSQVNVSFLLDVDRRAAPGNLLVLANASSQNLESSEYLHDNSVSLLLPLKYGIDVNVHGFVTPTSFVFGDEDAKPVQCYSQTFNYTYKVVNSGPSKAVDTLLEITLPKLLTPYPHRLLQVVDWQSSQGACSLSQATVPVIDDCDVPRASFIKQIIFFFSSTSTRNMFCGRGDPLCEHLLCRLGPVEAGQDATVGLRAQLNPDVLLQAPGVVRLESRALISWPRNDRHTVLEREPAVAQVLLEGHYSQKPSVPIKVLIIVLSLLVGLTILAALIWCLWKAGFFKRRSQKEEELKRDSWDYVPKRSNRESQS, via the exons ATGAGTGTTGTCTGCCATGTAATCAGATTACATCGACACGCTCGGCTGCGGAAGAGGAAACACCCGCGCGCATCGCGTTTGCAGTTGGGCGCGCGGACGCGCAGCCGAAGGGTGGGATCGAGTCGAGCCTCCGCGCGCATTTCActtcgacacacacacacacacacacacacgcgtggagTATCTGGCTCGTCGGGACCGGCAGAACTTTTTTGGTGTCCAAAAGCGAGAGGAAGCAAAGGGAACCGGCTCAC CCAGATGATAAGGCACGCCGTTGCCACCGGCCTGGTTCTAGCGGCGGCCCTGGTCCTGGTGCCGCTCCCCATCTGCGGCTACACCTTGGATGTGGATCAGGCGACGCTCTTCTCCGGCGCTCCCGCTTCCATGTTCGGCTACTCCGTGCTGCTCCACCGGCACGGCAAGCGCAGCTG GTTGGTGGCGGGAGCTCCGGTGGACAACTCGTCTTCGTCCGGCTCGGCGTCTCCAGGCGGCGTCTATCGTTGCCTCATCGCGACAGATGAGCAAAAGTGCCAGCCCATGCCCGCCG ACGTGTCGCACTGCGGGAAGACGTGCCGGCCCGAGAGCGACCACCAGTGGTTGGGCGTCAGCCTGTCGCGAGCGGGAGGACACGTCCTG GCGTGCGCCCACCGCTGGAAGAACGTCTTCTACTCCAGCGTGGACGGGCAGAACAACAAACTTCCGCACGGGGTTTGCTATCGCTACGATGACAAGCTGTCCCACGCGCAGGCCATCATCCCCTGCTACAGAG ACCACCAGAGGAAGTTTGGTTACGAGTACGGCTCCTGTCAGGCCGGGATGTCTAACCGGCTCTTTCAG gacCTGATCATCATGGGCGCTCCGGGGACGTCGTACTGGACGGGTTCCGTGCTTGTGTACAACACTTCCGGCGGCGGCGTGTCCGTCTACCTGGACGACGACGACGCGGTGGGCTTCGGGAGCTACTTGG GCTACTCAGTGGACGCAGGCCACTTCCTGGATGCTGTGAGCTTGGAGGTGGTGGGAGGTGCCCCACAGTACAACCAGAGGGGAAAG GTGTTTGTCTTCTCAATGGACGGCCACATGCTACGCGTGCTAGCTGACGTGTCAGGAACAGAG CTGGGCTCCTATTTTGGCGCTAGCCTGCGTGCGGTGGACCTGAACGGCGACGACCTATCAGATCTCTTGGTGGGCGCTCCCATGGCAACGGGCGCTAGCAGGGAGGAGGGGCGCGTTCACGTCTTCCTCAACCAGGGCCAG GCCAAGCTAGTGGAGGCGGAGTTTCAGCTGAGCGGGGGCAATGCCCACGCCGCCCGATTCGGCGAGGCCATCGCGGACTTGGGAGACCTGGACGATGACGGTTACCCCG AAGTGGCGGTCGGTGCCCCCCAGGAGGACGACCTCAAAGGGGCCGTGTACATCTACAACAGTGGGAATCGGGGCATCTCGCCAAAACCGTCACAG AGAATCAGCGGGGCGGCGCTGGGTCGTGACCTGCGCATGTTCGGCCAATCGCTGAGCTCCGGCGTGGATGTCGACGACAACGGGTACCAAG ACGTGGCCGTCGGTGCATTCCTCTCGGACGCCGCCGTCGTTCTCAG GTCTCGTCCCGTCCTGCGGGTGACGGCCTCCCTCGTCCTGCCCGAGAACATTCAACAGCGGGCGACCGCCATCAACGTCACCGTCTGCTTCCGAGTCACCTCCAGACGCTACAAAGGAGCCATCG ATCTTCACTACAACCTGACTTCCGACCTCCTCCACCTTCCATCCTTCCCGCACCGTTTCTATTTCCACGGCAACGGCTCGTCCAATAGCACGAGGGCTCACGTGAGGGTGCGCCTCGGCCAGCTGAGCTGCACCGATCACGTTGCGCAGCGGAGG AAGGACACCCGCGACATTTTCACGCCGGTCCGATTCCAAGTTTCCTACAGCCTCCCGGACGGCGAGCCTCCCAAACACGCCGCCAAAGGCTTTGCGGCGCTCAGGCCCGTCCTGCAGAAGGTGACGGGCAGCCGCAATATCGTCGGCAATCAG ACGCTGTTCGCTCGCCGCTGTTTCCTGGCCAACTGCTCCACGGACGTGCGACTGGGCGCCACGCTGGTCCTGCCGCC gagcggcggcggcgggagctACTTTGCGTTGGGCGCCGGGCAAAGCGTGATGCTCAACACCAGCCTGGCGGTGGCCGGAGACGACGCCTTCCTGCCGCGTCTGACGCTGCGTTTCCACCGCGACCTTCACTACGTCAGAGTGGTGGACAAC GAGGACAAGACGGTGAGCTGCGATGTGACGGAAGAAGCCAACGGCACCCAAGTCAGCTGCGGCTTCTCCGGCCACATCTTGCCGTCTGGCTCCCAG GTCAACGTCAGCTTCCTGTTGGACGTggaccgccgcgccgcgcctgGCAACCTGCTCGTCCTGGCCAACGCCAGCAG CCAGAACCTGGAAAGCTCCGAGTATCTCCACGACAACAGCGTCTCCTTGCTACTTCCTCTCAAGTACGGCATCGACGTCAACGTCCACGG TTTTGTGACTCCCACGTCGTTTGTGTTTGGCGACGAAGACGCCAAACCTGTCCAATGCTACTCGCAGACCTTCAACTACACTTACAAG gtGGTGAATTCAGGTCCCAGCAAGGCAGTGGACACTTTGCTGGAGATTACGCTGCCAAAGCTGTTGACGCCGTACCCGCACCGCTTGCTGCAGGTGGTGGACTGGCAG TCATCGCAAGGCGCCTGCTCGCTCAGCCAAGCCACCGTGCCCGTCATTGACGACTGCGACGTCCCACGGGCCTCCTTTATCAAACaaatcatcttcttcttctcgtCCACCTCCACGCGCAACATG TTCTGCGGGCGCGGCGACCCACTGTGCGAGCATCTGCTGTGTCGCCTGGGCCCCGTGGAGGCCGGTCAAGATGCCACCGTTGGGCTGCGAGCGCAACTCAACCCCGACGTCTTGCTGCAAGCGCCC GGCGTGGTCAGGCTGGAGAGCAGGGCGCTGATATCATGGCCTAGGAATGACCGACACACCGTGCTAGAGCGGGAGCCGGCCGTGGCGCAG GTGCTGCTGGAAGGGCACTACAGCCAAAAACCTTCGGTGCCAATCAAGGTGTTGATCATCGTGCTCAGTTTGCTGGTGGGTCTGACGATCCTGGCGGCGCTCATTTGGTGCTTGTGGAAG GCCGGTTTCTTCAAGCGCCGCTCgcagaaggaggaggagttgAAGCGTGACAGCTGGGACTACGTCCCCAAACGCAGCAACCGGGAGAGCCAGTCCTAA
- the itga4 gene encoding integrin alpha-4 isoform X1 has protein sequence MSVVCHVIRLHRHARLRKRKHPRASRLQLGARTRSRRVGSSRASARISLRHTHTHTHTRGVSGSSGPAELFWCPKARGSKGNRLTQMIRHAVATGLVLAAALVLVPLPICGYTLDVDQATLFSGAPASMFGYSVLLHRHGKRSWLVAGAPVDNSSSSGSASPGGVYRCLIATDEQKCQPMPADVSHCGKTCRPESDHQWLGVSLSRAGGHVLACAHRWKNVFYSSVDGQNNKLPHGVCYRYDDKLSHAQAIIPCYRDHQRKFGYEYGSCQAGMSNRLFQDLIIMGAPGTSYWTGSVLVYNTSGGGVSVYLDDDDAVGFGSYLGYSVDAGHFLDAVSLEVVGGAPQYNQRGKVFVFSMDGHMLRVLADVSGTELGSYFGASLRAVDLNGDDLSDLLVGAPMATGASREEGRVHVFLNQGQAKLVEAEFQLSGGNAHAARFGEAIADLGDLDDDGYPEVAVGAPQEDDLKGAVYIYNSGNRGISPKPSQRISGAALGRDLRMFGQSLSSGVDVDDNGYQDVAVGAFLSDAAVVLRSRPVLRVTASLVLPENIQQRATAINVTVCFRVTSRRYKGAIDLHYNLTSDLLHLPSFPHRFYFHGNGSSNSTRAHVRVRLGQLSCTDHVAQRRKDTRDIFTPVRFQVSYSLPDGEPPKHAAKGFAALRPVLQKVTGSRNIVGNQTLFARRCFLANCSTDVRLGATLVLPPSGGGGSYFALGAGQSVMLNTSLAVAGDDAFLPRLTLRFHRDLHYVRVVDNEDKTVSCDVTEEANGTQVSCGFSGHILPSGSQVNVSFLLDVDRRAAPGNLLVLANASSQNLESSEYLHDNSVSLLLPLKYGIDVNVHGFVTPTSFVFGDEDAKPVQCYSQTFNYTYKVVNSGPSKAVDTLLEITLPKLLTPYPHRLLQVVDWQSSQGACSLSQATVPVIDDCDVPRASFIKQIIFFFSSTSTRNMFCGRGDPLCEHLLCRLGPVEAGQDATVGLRAQLNPDVLLQAPGRQGVVRLESRALISWPRNDRHTVLEREPAVAQVLLEGHYSQKPSVPIKVLIIVLSLLVGLTILAALIWCLWKAGFFKRRSQKEEELKRDSWDYVPKRSNRESQS, from the exons ATGAGTGTTGTCTGCCATGTAATCAGATTACATCGACACGCTCGGCTGCGGAAGAGGAAACACCCGCGCGCATCGCGTTTGCAGTTGGGCGCGCGGACGCGCAGCCGAAGGGTGGGATCGAGTCGAGCCTCCGCGCGCATTTCActtcgacacacacacacacacacacacacgcgtggagTATCTGGCTCGTCGGGACCGGCAGAACTTTTTTGGTGTCCAAAAGCGAGAGGAAGCAAAGGGAACCGGCTCAC CCAGATGATAAGGCACGCCGTTGCCACCGGCCTGGTTCTAGCGGCGGCCCTGGTCCTGGTGCCGCTCCCCATCTGCGGCTACACCTTGGATGTGGATCAGGCGACGCTCTTCTCCGGCGCTCCCGCTTCCATGTTCGGCTACTCCGTGCTGCTCCACCGGCACGGCAAGCGCAGCTG GTTGGTGGCGGGAGCTCCGGTGGACAACTCGTCTTCGTCCGGCTCGGCGTCTCCAGGCGGCGTCTATCGTTGCCTCATCGCGACAGATGAGCAAAAGTGCCAGCCCATGCCCGCCG ACGTGTCGCACTGCGGGAAGACGTGCCGGCCCGAGAGCGACCACCAGTGGTTGGGCGTCAGCCTGTCGCGAGCGGGAGGACACGTCCTG GCGTGCGCCCACCGCTGGAAGAACGTCTTCTACTCCAGCGTGGACGGGCAGAACAACAAACTTCCGCACGGGGTTTGCTATCGCTACGATGACAAGCTGTCCCACGCGCAGGCCATCATCCCCTGCTACAGAG ACCACCAGAGGAAGTTTGGTTACGAGTACGGCTCCTGTCAGGCCGGGATGTCTAACCGGCTCTTTCAG gacCTGATCATCATGGGCGCTCCGGGGACGTCGTACTGGACGGGTTCCGTGCTTGTGTACAACACTTCCGGCGGCGGCGTGTCCGTCTACCTGGACGACGACGACGCGGTGGGCTTCGGGAGCTACTTGG GCTACTCAGTGGACGCAGGCCACTTCCTGGATGCTGTGAGCTTGGAGGTGGTGGGAGGTGCCCCACAGTACAACCAGAGGGGAAAG GTGTTTGTCTTCTCAATGGACGGCCACATGCTACGCGTGCTAGCTGACGTGTCAGGAACAGAG CTGGGCTCCTATTTTGGCGCTAGCCTGCGTGCGGTGGACCTGAACGGCGACGACCTATCAGATCTCTTGGTGGGCGCTCCCATGGCAACGGGCGCTAGCAGGGAGGAGGGGCGCGTTCACGTCTTCCTCAACCAGGGCCAG GCCAAGCTAGTGGAGGCGGAGTTTCAGCTGAGCGGGGGCAATGCCCACGCCGCCCGATTCGGCGAGGCCATCGCGGACTTGGGAGACCTGGACGATGACGGTTACCCCG AAGTGGCGGTCGGTGCCCCCCAGGAGGACGACCTCAAAGGGGCCGTGTACATCTACAACAGTGGGAATCGGGGCATCTCGCCAAAACCGTCACAG AGAATCAGCGGGGCGGCGCTGGGTCGTGACCTGCGCATGTTCGGCCAATCGCTGAGCTCCGGCGTGGATGTCGACGACAACGGGTACCAAG ACGTGGCCGTCGGTGCATTCCTCTCGGACGCCGCCGTCGTTCTCAG GTCTCGTCCCGTCCTGCGGGTGACGGCCTCCCTCGTCCTGCCCGAGAACATTCAACAGCGGGCGACCGCCATCAACGTCACCGTCTGCTTCCGAGTCACCTCCAGACGCTACAAAGGAGCCATCG ATCTTCACTACAACCTGACTTCCGACCTCCTCCACCTTCCATCCTTCCCGCACCGTTTCTATTTCCACGGCAACGGCTCGTCCAATAGCACGAGGGCTCACGTGAGGGTGCGCCTCGGCCAGCTGAGCTGCACCGATCACGTTGCGCAGCGGAGG AAGGACACCCGCGACATTTTCACGCCGGTCCGATTCCAAGTTTCCTACAGCCTCCCGGACGGCGAGCCTCCCAAACACGCCGCCAAAGGCTTTGCGGCGCTCAGGCCCGTCCTGCAGAAGGTGACGGGCAGCCGCAATATCGTCGGCAATCAG ACGCTGTTCGCTCGCCGCTGTTTCCTGGCCAACTGCTCCACGGACGTGCGACTGGGCGCCACGCTGGTCCTGCCGCC gagcggcggcggcgggagctACTTTGCGTTGGGCGCCGGGCAAAGCGTGATGCTCAACACCAGCCTGGCGGTGGCCGGAGACGACGCCTTCCTGCCGCGTCTGACGCTGCGTTTCCACCGCGACCTTCACTACGTCAGAGTGGTGGACAAC GAGGACAAGACGGTGAGCTGCGATGTGACGGAAGAAGCCAACGGCACCCAAGTCAGCTGCGGCTTCTCCGGCCACATCTTGCCGTCTGGCTCCCAG GTCAACGTCAGCTTCCTGTTGGACGTggaccgccgcgccgcgcctgGCAACCTGCTCGTCCTGGCCAACGCCAGCAG CCAGAACCTGGAAAGCTCCGAGTATCTCCACGACAACAGCGTCTCCTTGCTACTTCCTCTCAAGTACGGCATCGACGTCAACGTCCACGG TTTTGTGACTCCCACGTCGTTTGTGTTTGGCGACGAAGACGCCAAACCTGTCCAATGCTACTCGCAGACCTTCAACTACACTTACAAG gtGGTGAATTCAGGTCCCAGCAAGGCAGTGGACACTTTGCTGGAGATTACGCTGCCAAAGCTGTTGACGCCGTACCCGCACCGCTTGCTGCAGGTGGTGGACTGGCAG TCATCGCAAGGCGCCTGCTCGCTCAGCCAAGCCACCGTGCCCGTCATTGACGACTGCGACGTCCCACGGGCCTCCTTTATCAAACaaatcatcttcttcttctcgtCCACCTCCACGCGCAACATG TTCTGCGGGCGCGGCGACCCACTGTGCGAGCATCTGCTGTGTCGCCTGGGCCCCGTGGAGGCCGGTCAAGATGCCACCGTTGGGCTGCGAGCGCAACTCAACCCCGACGTCTTGCTGCAAGCGCCC GGTCGGCAGGGCGTGGTCAGGCTGGAGAGCAGGGCGCTGATATCATGGCCTAGGAATGACCGACACACCGTGCTAGAGCGGGAGCCGGCCGTGGCGCAG GTGCTGCTGGAAGGGCACTACAGCCAAAAACCTTCGGTGCCAATCAAGGTGTTGATCATCGTGCTCAGTTTGCTGGTGGGTCTGACGATCCTGGCGGCGCTCATTTGGTGCTTGTGGAAG GCCGGTTTCTTCAAGCGCCGCTCgcagaaggaggaggagttgAAGCGTGACAGCTGGGACTACGTCCCCAAACGCAGCAACCGGGAGAGCCAGTCCTAA